One Bufo gargarizans isolate SCDJY-AF-19 chromosome 3, ASM1485885v1, whole genome shotgun sequence DNA segment encodes these proteins:
- the ZDHHC23 gene encoding palmitoyltransferase ZDHHC23: MNGVRKKRASRGGRDTDDVLCCCEYINQKGERSHLAACLCDCEDLDEACDRWITCKSLQPEVLVRAIETASDRFRVPWIRGAKKVDLSVLPPLVLLPISLHVAAFHVLLGVVVLSSLPILVIWYYQLTHRRKGKTLLFLSLALFSLGYMYYIFVQEVLLKGHIGWGHFSAITCGLLLTLLCLSKAKQDPGYLSRSPRGAARGKRECANGVSTAEDPAPRSQTGIQEENVNLITEKNWCKICQVLRPPRGGHCRICGSCVQRMDHHCVWINNCIGARNHKFFILLLVIFQFTSIYGLTVTLSAVCRGRSVVSALFYCPGVYTNYSTSFAFTCVWYCAIITAGMGYVLVIQLLNISYNVTEREARIALREKTGRCILGGLVVDTGTFNQGLLQNWLHFLSVDCEGAEQDLPDIV; the protein is encoded by the exons ATGAACGGAGTCAGGAAAAAGCGGGCGTCCAGAGGAGGGCGAGACACTGATGACGTTCTGTGCTGCTGCGAGTATATCAACCAGAAGGGCGAGAGGAGTCACCTGGCCGCCTGTCTGTGCGACTGCGAGGACCTGGACGAGGCCTGTGACAG ATGGATCACTTGTAAGTCGCTGCAGCCGGAGGTCTTGGTGAGGGCGATAGAGACTGCGTCTGATCGTTTTCGTGTCCCATGGATTCGTGGTGCTAAGAAGGTTGACCTCAGTGTCCTGCCCCCGCTGGTTCTGCTGCCCATCTCTCTCCATGTGGCAGCTTTCCATGTGCTCCTGGGAGTGGTGGTCCTCAGCTCCCTGCCGATTCTGGTGATCTGGTATTATCAGCTGACCCATCGGCGCAAGGGGAAGACCCTCCTCTTCCTCAGCCTCGCCCTCTTCTCTCTGGGCTACATGTATTATATCTTTGTGCAGGAGGTCCTGCTTAAAGGTCACATCGGCTGGGGTCACTTCTCCGCCATCACCTGCGGCCTGCTGCTGACTCTTCTGTGTCTATCGAAGGCAAAGCAGGATCCGGGCTACCTCAGCAGAAGCCCCCGGGGGGCAGCAAGGGGGAAGAGGGAGTGTGCCAATGGGGTGTCCACGGCTGAGGACCCCGCGCCCCGGAGTCAGACTGGGATCCAGGAGGAAAACGTGAATCTTATCACTGAGAAGAACTGGTGTAAAATCTGCCAAGTGCTGAGACCCCCCCGGGGCGGCCACTGCAGGATCTGCGGGAGCTGCGTCCAGCGGATGGACCATCACTGTGTGTG GATTAATAATTGTATTGGAGCTCGGAACCACAAATTCTTCATCTTGCTGCTTGTGATTTTCCAGTTCACCTCCATTTACGGGTTAACGGTGACCCTCAGCGCTGTGTGCCGCGGCCGCAGCGTCGTCAGTGCCTTATTCTACTGCCCAGGAGTCTACACCAACTACAG CACATCGTTTGCCTTCACCTGTGTGTGGTATTGTGCCATCATCACTGCCGGGATGGGCTATGTCCTGGTGATTCAGCTGCTGAACATCAGCTACAACGTCACCGAGCGTGAGGCGAGGATCGCCCTGCGGGAGAAGACCGGCCGCTGCATCCTCGGGGGTCTGGTGGTGGACACGGGAACCTTCAACCAGGGACTTCTTCAGAACTGGCTCCACTTCCTGTCCGTGGACTGTGAGGGAGCGGAGCAGGACCTGCCGGACATTGTGTGA